The Mucilaginibacter mallensis genome has a segment encoding these proteins:
- a CDS encoding efflux transporter outer membrane subunit has product MKNILYSAAFLLLLSACNVSKDVQTPKPALPDTFRNAAATKDTTSIGDIQYRSFFADPTLQTLIDSAITRNYDMQIAVKNIEASQLLFKQVKWNNVPQVDLNVSANSSRPSDNSLDGLSLAQDKISTKHIETYQADISLSWEADIWGKIRSQSKLAFANYLQTQEAKKLIQTNIVASVSQGYYNLLMLDEQLNIAKSNVRLNDSTIRIIKLQYDAGQVTSLAVQQAEAQEQTAAELIPQFEQNIAIQENALSILAGQLPEKITRSTTLDQITMPANLSTGIPSAMVSRRPDVQSAELALVVANANVGINKASMYPALRITADGGVNSFKASNWFNIPSSLFGIVAGSVLQPLLDHKELKTQYDVAQVNREKAVLQFRQTVLNAVGDVSDALVKIEKLNQQETIAAKRVNTLNQATANASLLFKNGMADYLEVITAQSNVLQSQLELATIKRDELSAVSELYQSLGGGWR; this is encoded by the coding sequence ATGAAAAATATATTATACAGTGCCGCTTTTCTATTGCTGTTGAGCGCCTGTAACGTATCGAAAGACGTACAAACACCCAAGCCCGCGTTACCTGATACTTTCAGGAACGCGGCTGCTACCAAGGATACCACCAGCATTGGCGATATACAATACAGAAGCTTTTTTGCCGATCCAACTTTGCAAACGTTGATCGACAGCGCTATCACCAGAAATTATGATATGCAGATAGCTGTTAAAAATATCGAGGCTTCGCAATTATTGTTTAAACAGGTAAAATGGAACAATGTGCCACAGGTTGATCTGAATGTATCTGCCAACTCAAGTCGCCCATCAGACAATAGTTTGGACGGATTGAGCCTGGCCCAGGACAAGATCAGCACAAAGCACATTGAAACTTACCAGGCTGATATCTCCCTTTCATGGGAGGCTGATATCTGGGGTAAGATCCGCAGCCAAAGCAAACTGGCTTTTGCCAATTATCTGCAAACACAGGAAGCTAAAAAGCTGATCCAGACCAATATTGTGGCCAGCGTATCACAAGGTTACTATAACCTGCTGATGCTTGACGAACAGTTGAACATTGCCAAAAGCAATGTACGTTTAAATGACAGCACTATCCGCATCATTAAATTACAGTACGATGCCGGGCAGGTAACTTCATTAGCCGTTCAACAAGCCGAAGCACAGGAGCAAACCGCTGCGGAATTGATCCCCCAATTTGAACAGAACATTGCTATACAGGAAAATGCACTGAGCATTTTAGCCGGACAATTACCTGAGAAGATCACCCGCAGCACTACGCTTGATCAGATCACTATGCCTGCTAATTTATCAACAGGCATACCATCGGCCATGGTTAGTCGCCGCCCTGATGTACAGAGCGCTGAACTGGCTTTAGTTGTTGCCAATGCCAACGTTGGTATTAACAAAGCATCAATGTACCCTGCCCTGCGCATAACTGCCGATGGTGGTGTAAATTCATTTAAGGCCAGCAATTGGTTCAACATACCATCATCATTATTTGGTATAGTTGCCGGTAGCGTATTGCAACCATTGTTAGATCATAAGGAGTTAAAAACCCAATATGATGTGGCACAGGTAAACCGCGAAAAAGCGGTACTCCAATTCAGGCAAACGGTGTTAAATGCCGTGGGCGATGTATCTGACGCACTGGTTAAGATCGAAAAGCTGAACCAGCAGGAAACAATTGCCGCGAAAAGGGTGAACACCCTAAATCAGGCTACAGCCAATGCCAGCCTGCTCTTTAAAAATGGCATGGCCGATTATCTTGAGGTAATCACAGCACAAAGCAATGTACTGCAAAGTCAGCTTGAACTGGCAACCATTAAAAGAGACGAGTTGAGCGCTGTATCAGAGCTTTACCAATCCTTAGGTGGTGGTTGGAGATAA
- a CDS encoding cysteine desulfurase family protein, with protein sequence MKIYLDNAATTQLDTAVFKAMTPYLLEHYGNPSSHHAHGREAKLAIENARATIARLINASPEEIIFTSGGTEADNTAILSTIRVQQIKNVITTPLEHHAVLHLLENLEKQGEIKLNYLTINKQGEIDLAELEQLLKNNGRSLVSVMHANNEIGNLNDIDAIGELCERYDAVFHTDTVQTIGHYRHDLQKLKAHFIASSAHKFHGPKGVGFLYCRKGTGLTKLLHGGSQERQLRAGTENIHGIIGLATALEIAYQDIDAHQTYIQNLKNRLIAKLTEQIPGVSFNGNSAIADKSLYTVLSVNLPFTDVNLLSYLDQQGVSVSGGSACSTGSASHVLKALNNGASGYTIRFSFSKFNTAQEIDFTVAALAAVYRSVAA encoded by the coding sequence ATGAAAATCTATCTCGACAACGCCGCCACTACCCAACTTGATACCGCAGTATTTAAAGCCATGACCCCATATTTGCTGGAGCATTATGGCAACCCATCATCGCACCATGCGCATGGGCGTGAGGCTAAACTGGCTATTGAAAATGCAAGGGCGACAATAGCCAGGCTTATCAATGCATCGCCCGAGGAAATTATTTTTACCAGCGGTGGTACTGAGGCTGATAATACGGCTATATTATCCACCATTCGCGTACAGCAAATAAAAAATGTGATCACTACGCCGTTGGAACATCATGCTGTGTTGCACCTGCTGGAGAATTTGGAAAAGCAGGGCGAGATCAAACTCAATTATCTAACCATAAATAAACAAGGCGAAATCGATCTGGCTGAGCTGGAGCAATTGCTAAAAAACAACGGGCGCTCATTGGTATCTGTTATGCATGCCAATAACGAGATCGGCAATTTGAATGATATTGATGCGATAGGCGAGCTCTGCGAGCGCTACGATGCCGTTTTTCATACCGACACGGTGCAAACCATTGGCCATTACCGTCATGATCTGCAAAAATTAAAGGCGCATTTTATAGCTTCATCGGCACATAAGTTTCATGGGCCAAAGGGAGTGGGATTTTTGTATTGTCGTAAAGGCACCGGCTTAACCAAACTATTGCATGGCGGTTCGCAGGAAAGGCAGCTGCGTGCAGGCACAGAAAATATTCACGGCATCATTGGCCTGGCTACAGCGCTTGAAATTGCTTACCAGGATATTGATGCACATCAAACCTATATACAAAACTTAAAGAACAGGCTCATCGCCAAACTAACAGAACAAATTCCGGGTGTTTCATTCAACGGAAATTCTGCTATCGCGGATAAGAGCCTTTACACCGTATTAAGCGTAAACCTGCCATTTACTGATGTTAACCTGCTGTCATACCTTGATCAGCAGGGCGTATCTGTTTCGGGCGGAAGCGCTTGTTCAACTGGTTCCGCATCGCATGTATTAAAAGCATTAAATAACGGGGCATCTGGCTATACCATCCGGTTTTCATTCAGTAAATTTAATACTGCCCAGGAAATTGATTTTACTGTTGCTGCGCTTGCCGCAGTTTACCGGTCGGTTGCCGCTTAA
- a CDS encoding DHA2 family efflux MFS transporter permease subunit, with protein sequence MTPLKRQLLLITVIAAAIMELIDTSIVNVALNYMSGNLGATLEDTSWVITSYAIANVIIIPMTSFLANNLGRRNYYIGSIILFTVCSFMCGNATNIWELVGFRFLQGLGGGALLSVSATVVYELFPKEKQNVASALFGIGIFIGPTIGPTLGGYITENYSWPWIFYINIPIGITAAVSCLFLLYEPIRQKARKIDWVGIMLLIVGIGSLQVVLERGQTDDWFSAGYITFLTVLAILALTAFIIWELHIKNPVVNLHILRFRSLSIAAVLTFITGMGMYTSIYLTPVVAQRILGFTPTQSGLLLLPGSIVAVIALIVTGKLLQKGVSPALIVLFGFLCFIYFNWSMSRINLETPAFNITLNLIFRAIGMALLTVPLGTLAVSSLEAKDMPQGTALNNMMRQLGGSFGISIINTYVARRIASHRMDLITHITNDNPISIARVSAYTHLFQQKGFGLLDAKQKAMQLIELVVVKQSSFSSYLDGYFLIGFFFAIVLPLLLFVTKRDKTKAVVVPSSDH encoded by the coding sequence ATGACTCCCTTAAAACGACAACTGCTTTTAATAACCGTAATAGCGGCCGCTATTATGGAACTGATCGATACCTCTATTGTTAACGTTGCGCTTAACTATATGAGTGGCAATTTAGGCGCTACTTTGGAGGATACTTCATGGGTGATCACCTCATATGCGATAGCCAATGTGATCATCATCCCCATGACCAGCTTTTTAGCTAATAACCTTGGGCGAAGGAATTATTATATAGGCTCTATTATACTATTTACCGTGTGCTCCTTTATGTGTGGTAACGCTACCAATATATGGGAGCTGGTGGGTTTCCGGTTTTTGCAGGGATTGGGTGGCGGCGCTTTGCTGTCAGTATCGGCTACGGTGGTTTATGAGCTTTTCCCGAAGGAAAAACAAAACGTGGCCAGCGCCTTGTTTGGCATAGGTATTTTTATTGGTCCGACCATTGGGCCAACTCTGGGCGGTTATATTACCGAGAATTATTCATGGCCGTGGATCTTTTATATCAACATACCTATCGGGATAACCGCAGCTGTATCCTGCCTGTTTTTATTGTATGAACCGATAAGGCAAAAAGCCAGGAAAATTGATTGGGTAGGGATCATGTTGTTGATAGTGGGCATAGGCTCATTACAGGTAGTACTGGAACGCGGCCAAACCGACGACTGGTTCTCGGCAGGGTATATTACTTTCTTAACCGTGCTGGCTATACTGGCTTTAACCGCCTTCATCATCTGGGAACTGCATATAAAAAACCCCGTGGTTAACCTGCATATATTAAGGTTCAGGTCGCTAAGCATAGCGGCTGTGCTCACTTTTATTACGGGGATGGGAATGTATACCTCCATTTACCTAACGCCTGTTGTGGCGCAGCGGATATTAGGTTTTACGCCCACACAATCGGGGTTGCTGCTATTGCCGGGTTCTATTGTGGCTGTAATAGCGCTGATTGTTACCGGTAAATTATTGCAGAAGGGAGTTTCACCAGCTTTGATCGTTTTGTTTGGCTTTCTATGTTTTATTTATTTCAACTGGTCCATGTCGCGGATCAATTTGGAAACCCCTGCTTTTAATATTACGCTGAACCTCATTTTTAGGGCAATAGGGATGGCTTTGTTAACCGTTCCGCTCGGTACATTGGCTGTATCATCACTGGAGGCTAAGGACATGCCGCAAGGCACAGCATTAAATAATATGATGCGGCAGTTAGGTGGTTCATTTGGTATCTCTATTATTAATACTTATGTGGCCCGCAGGATAGCCTCACATCGTATGGATTTGATCACGCATATCACTAATGATAACCCGATATCAATAGCGAGGGTTAGTGCTTATACGCACCTGTTTCAGCAAAAGGGTTTTGGTTTATTGGATGCCAAACAAAAGGCTATGCAGTTGATTGAATTGGTGGTAGTAAAGCAATCGTCATTTTCCAGCTACCTGGATGGTTACTTTTTGATCGGCTTCTTCTTCGCGATAGTGCTACCGTTGTTATTATTTGTTACTAAGCGCGATAAGACAAAGGCTGTGGTTGTGCCGTCTTCGGATCATTGA
- a CDS encoding M20 family metallo-hydrolase encodes MMMENVNEMPEVSFVQQSLPVNPMLFSKSVTLLQQLIAIPSYSGEEAKAADLVQHYLESYSIKTNRLGNNIWCYNKHFDAAKPTILLNSHLDTVKPNENYTNNPFCPEITNGRLYGLGSNDAGGCLVSLIAAFWHFYSYRGLSFNLCLAATAEEENSGKNGISSILPLLGNLELGIVGEPTLLQMAVAERGNLVIDCISTGRPGHAARAEGDNAIYKCLQDIEWFRNFRFPERLKGLAPVKMTVTEIKAGIQHNIVPAKCEFTVDIRNDDTYSHQQIMDIIRANTTVQFTARPSALSASSVPMDHPIVKTGTAIGCKTYSSPTSSDQAWLNIPSVKIGPGDSARSHSANEFIFLEEIKKGINLYIKLLDTLPLMLINNPPAYKNEAKFIDN; translated from the coding sequence ATGATGATGGAAAATGTAAATGAAATGCCGGAAGTTTCCTTTGTACAGCAAAGCCTGCCGGTTAACCCAATGCTGTTTAGCAAATCAGTTACCCTTTTACAGCAACTGATAGCCATACCATCCTATAGCGGCGAGGAAGCCAAAGCGGCCGACCTTGTACAGCATTATTTGGAGAGTTACAGCATTAAAACCAATAGACTGGGGAACAACATCTGGTGCTATAACAAGCATTTTGATGCCGCCAAGCCTACTATCCTGCTAAACTCGCACCTTGATACAGTAAAACCGAACGAAAATTATACCAATAACCCATTTTGCCCCGAGATAACAAATGGTCGCTTATATGGCCTGGGCAGTAATGATGCGGGCGGATGCCTGGTTTCGCTCATAGCAGCCTTTTGGCACTTTTACAGTTACCGGGGACTAAGCTTTAACCTTTGCCTTGCCGCTACTGCCGAAGAAGAGAACTCCGGCAAAAATGGCATCAGTTCTATCCTGCCCTTATTGGGTAATTTGGAGCTGGGCATAGTTGGAGAACCAACACTCTTACAAATGGCGGTAGCCGAACGGGGAAACCTGGTAATAGACTGCATTAGCACCGGCAGGCCAGGTCATGCAGCGCGCGCGGAGGGTGATAATGCCATTTACAAATGCCTGCAGGATATTGAATGGTTCAGAAATTTCAGGTTCCCGGAACGGTTAAAGGGCCTGGCACCTGTAAAGATGACCGTTACCGAAATTAAGGCAGGCATACAACATAATATAGTACCGGCCAAATGCGAGTTTACGGTTGATATCAGGAATGATGATACTTATTCGCACCAGCAAATAATGGATATCATTAGGGCTAATACAACGGTACAGTTTACCGCCCGGCCAAGCGCGCTAAGTGCCTCATCTGTACCGATGGATCATCCCATAGTTAAAACTGGCACTGCCATCGGCTGCAAAACTTATAGCTCACCCACCTCATCAGACCAGGCATGGCTAAATATCCCATCGGTAAAAATAGGGCCCGGAGATTCCGCACGCTCCCATTCAGCCAATGAATTTATCTTTTTAGAAGAGATTAAAAAGGGCATCAACCTTTATATTAAACTACTGGATACATTGCCGCTGATGCTGATAAATAATCCGCCGGCCTATAAAAACGAGGCGAAATTTATTGACAATTGA
- a CDS encoding FMN-dependent NADH-azoreductase: MKILQLISSPRGAASTSIKLSEAIVEKLQEANPDSTVKVHDLTKNGFPHLEEVHINSFFTPAENRSPELVEAVKHSDEAIAELKDADVIVIGVPMYNFSLHSSLKAWIDHICRAGQTFSYSEKGAEGLVKGKKIYLAISSGGVYTEGFMKAYDFTEPYLRSVFGFLGMTDVTVYRAEGLNVPDLKELALDKAIESIEI, from the coding sequence ATGAAAATATTACAATTGATATCCAGTCCGCGCGGCGCGGCATCAACAAGCATCAAATTGAGTGAGGCTATAGTTGAAAAATTACAGGAAGCTAACCCCGATAGTACGGTTAAAGTACATGATTTGACTAAAAATGGTTTCCCGCATTTGGAGGAAGTACACATCAACTCATTTTTTACGCCTGCTGAAAACAGGTCACCTGAATTGGTTGAAGCGGTTAAACATTCGGATGAGGCTATTGCTGAATTAAAGGATGCCGATGTTATAGTGATCGGTGTGCCGATGTATAATTTTAGCTTACATTCCTCATTAAAGGCATGGATAGATCACATTTGCCGTGCGGGCCAAACCTTCAGCTACTCTGAAAAGGGCGCAGAGGGATTGGTTAAGGGAAAGAAGATTTACCTGGCTATTTCTAGCGGCGGTGTGTATACGGAAGGATTTATGAAAGCTTATGATTTTACTGAGCCTTATTTAAGGTCGGTATTTGGCTTTTTAGGAATGACCGATGTTACCGTGTACCGTGCTGAGGGCTTAAATGTACCGGATCTGAAAGAATTGGCTTTGGATAAGGCTATTGAAAGTATAGAGATTTAA
- a CDS encoding sterol desaturase family protein, whose amino-acid sequence MEATIEFIKKIIENLNGYGFPVLLVFIGVLEFSFGLYKGKWPKNERWVDIACFIVVPLVIRPAFGLFGLKVLPALLPAYKNIFSWVPLFWGVAIIAVADDLTQYWYHRLHHQIPWLWRFHRTHHSASYMGMAMANRQNLIYTIFFSQVYLTTALVYLGLGIPAIIVGIIKGTITTLAHSSIPWDKPLYKYKILHPIAWVLERTISTPATHHAHHAASTDDGIGYYKGNFGNMFFLWDIIFGTALITRQYPKAYGISHYAGDQWYAQLLWPIFKSKVEGSELAAAGPMVRIDIDKETDEQNNVKVNESKPALVAVS is encoded by the coding sequence ATGGAAGCAACGATTGAATTCATCAAAAAAATAATAGAAAATCTTAACGGTTACGGTTTTCCGGTTTTATTAGTCTTTATTGGCGTGCTTGAATTTTCATTCGGCCTGTACAAAGGTAAATGGCCAAAAAACGAGCGCTGGGTTGATATCGCCTGCTTTATTGTAGTGCCCCTTGTAATCAGGCCTGCATTTGGTTTATTTGGCTTAAAAGTGTTACCGGCACTACTACCTGCCTATAAAAATATATTCAGCTGGGTACCCCTATTCTGGGGCGTTGCCATTATAGCCGTTGCTGATGACCTTACCCAATACTGGTACCACCGCTTGCATCACCAGATTCCATGGTTATGGAGGTTTCACCGTACACACCATTCAGCATCGTACATGGGTATGGCTATGGCTAACAGGCAAAATCTTATTTATACCATTTTCTTTTCGCAGGTTTATTTAACCACGGCCCTTGTTTATCTGGGTCTGGGTATACCTGCTATAATTGTAGGCATAATCAAAGGAACTATTACTACTTTGGCGCACTCCAGCATTCCCTGGGATAAGCCATTATACAAATACAAAATATTGCACCCTATTGCCTGGGTGTTGGAGCGCACCATATCAACCCCGGCTACACACCACGCCCACCATGCCGCCAGTACTGATGATGGTATAGGTTATTACAAAGGCAACTTTGGCAATATGTTTTTCCTGTGGGATATCATTTTTGGCACCGCGCTTATAACACGCCAGTACCCAAAAGCCTACGGCATATCGCATTATGCAGGCGACCAATGGTATGCACAGTTATTATGGCCGATATTTAAATCAAAGGTTGAAGGCAGTGAGCTGGCTGCTGCGGGACCGATGGTTCGTATTGATATTGATAAAGAAACTGACGAGCAAAATAATGTGAAGGTTAATGAAAGTAAGCCAGCGTTGGTGGCTGTATCGTAA
- a CDS encoding N-acetyltransferase — translation MEDERIIVRSAVAADVVFADEIIHEMESSAIARGSGISKRSAAAIIEKIDTGKAIVAVTETGEWAGFSYIEAWDNEQLVSNSGLIVSPKHRNQGVAAQIKTQIFELSRSKYPDAKIFSITSGLAIMKMNTRLGFEPVTYAEIAHDQTFWDGCKSCVNYNVLQSKNRCNCLCTAMLFDPKLN, via the coding sequence ATGGAAGATGAACGAATTATTGTAAGGTCGGCAGTTGCGGCTGATGTGGTCTTTGCCGACGAGATCATTCACGAAATGGAAAGTTCAGCGATAGCACGAGGCTCAGGAATATCAAAACGCTCCGCAGCCGCCATCATTGAAAAAATAGACACCGGTAAGGCAATAGTAGCCGTAACCGAAACCGGCGAATGGGCAGGCTTCTCCTACATTGAAGCATGGGATAACGAACAGCTGGTATCCAACAGCGGGCTCATCGTTTCGCCAAAACACCGTAACCAGGGTGTGGCCGCCCAAATCAAAACACAAATTTTTGAACTATCGCGCAGCAAGTATCCTGATGCAAAAATATTCAGCATCACCTCGGGCCTCGCTATCATGAAAATGAATACTCGCCTGGGCTTTGAGCCGGTTACCTATGCTGAAATAGCGCACGACCAAACCTTTTGGGATGGCTGCAAAAGTTGCGTTAACTATAATGTGCTGCAAAGCAAGAACAGGTGCAACTGCCTTTGCACCGCCATGTTATTTGATCCTAAATTAAACTAA
- a CDS encoding beta-class carbonic anhydrase, translating into MSKTQIHQQVLGANAEYVKHFGNKSELALPPARQFAILTCMDARLDPAKYAGLAEGDAHVIRNAGGRASDDAIRSLIISHKLLGTKEWFVIHHTDCGMELFTNDIIQNLLAKSLATATVDEKGWRNVQEEGGSDEARFVNFLTIKNLETSVSEDVQRIKSHPLVAKDIPVYGYIYDVKSGKLIEVPQVN; encoded by the coding sequence ATGTCAAAAACGCAAATTCACCAGCAGGTACTTGGAGCCAATGCTGAGTATGTTAAGCATTTCGGCAATAAATCAGAGTTGGCTTTACCACCAGCCAGGCAATTTGCCATACTTACCTGCATGGATGCCCGCCTCGATCCGGCTAAATATGCAGGTCTTGCCGAAGGTGATGCCCATGTTATCCGCAATGCAGGCGGCCGTGCCAGTGATGATGCCATACGTTCGCTCATTATCTCACATAAACTACTGGGTACTAAAGAATGGTTTGTGATCCATCACACCGATTGTGGTATGGAGCTATTCACTAATGACATTATCCAGAATCTGCTGGCTAAAAGCCTGGCAACTGCTACAGTTGATGAAAAGGGCTGGCGCAATGTGCAGGAAGAAGGCGGATCAGACGAAGCCCGGTTTGTTAACTTTTTAACCATTAAAAATCTTGAAACCAGCGTAAGCGAGGATGTGCAAAGGATAAAAAGTCACCCTTTGGTAGCTAAGGATATCCCGGTTTATGGCTATATCTACGATGTTAAATCAGGTAAATTAATAGAAGTCCCCCAAGTAAATTAG